Genomic DNA from Cucumis melo cultivar AY chromosome 10, USDA_Cmelo_AY_1.0, whole genome shotgun sequence:
TTGGTTGAGTTGGGGTTGCAGCCGCCAGCTGATTTGTGCCCATCTATTATTGGATTTTACTTAATTGCCTAATCCCATCACATGGCACATTATTACCTGATTGGAggagtctttttttttttttttaattaatttacaCAATTTCTAGACTTATGTATGAACAACAAATTTTGTTTGTAATTAGGTTAACATTAGGGTTTTAAAGTTCTTAGATAACACCTAATGTTACAAAAAAATCTCTACGTAATTCCACTTTTGGTAAATACATGTTATCAAACTAAACTCATCCATGTTATCTAACTAATGTAATAATATTTGGGCCTAAAATGATTCATTCATTGTTATCTAACTAAACTCATCTATGTGTTTGACCTTTtgaaaaaaacattaaaatcaCAATGGTCCCGGCTcataccaaaagaaaaaaaaatcaacaaatatCATAGACGATGCAAGTAGTGTATAACTTCGATTTTTAAATCATTCTAATTTAAATCACTTTGAGCTTCAAATGTATTAATATTcagtaattatttattttatttctcttgacaacaattttaaGACAACTTTGTTTATTTAAGTCGGTTTGGTAaccattttattctttttttcatatttattaaatataaatactTAAAATCTtaaccaaatttttttaaaaaaaaaaaaccttttttttttaatttttaaaatttagttggtaaaatttaaataacaaaaataaagttGGAGGTGTACTTGATTAAAGAAAGGGGGAACAAAAATGCATCTTAACTTTTCCATTATTAAATAATTCATTTCGTAtgtttttattctattttaattttttttgcaaAGGCAAACTTTGGATGGTAAATATACGATCAAACTTCATTCATCATGTTTGTAAATTTTAAGCATTATTATGAAAGATTAAAACCTCCTTTTTATGGACAAAAGTTTTAACATCGCCCATCTCGAACACAAATCTATCAACACTTAATTCATTAAATTAACACTTCATTGGATACAAAAGAtgccaaaacaaaaaaagttgcAATAATATAATAAGCATTTTGCATGGAGAgagatttaaaattaaaacctaggcctaatttcaaatttaggaatttgggttttaatctttttattaacGATGATGAATAATGTTCACTTGGACTTGAAAGGAATGGCTCTAATCACAACTTGATGGTATAAAGCTGCCAATGCTGCTCCGATGAATGGTCCAACCCAGAATATCCACTGCCAAacacaatatatatatgtatatatgtaaatgtatataattaattaatcactATTTGATCACATTCCTTTTTAATTCCCtcgaaaattcaaattaattaacaaacTCACATGATCATCCCACGCTTTGTCCTTGTTGAAGATGATGGCTGCTCCCAAACTCCGAGCTGGGTTGATGCCGGTGCCGGTGATCGGAATTGTCGCCAAGTGGACTAAGAACACTGCAAACCCAATCGGTAGCGGCGCCAATATCTGTTccataacattttttttacttCTCATAAACAATCTATAACTCTATATAGTTTATTAGAAACAGACTCTTAATTTTTACTCACCGGAACGTGTGAGTCTCTGGCGCTACGTTTAGCATCAGTGGCGGAGAAGACGGTGTAAACAAGAATGAAAGTACCCACGATCTCAGCGCCAAGGCCATCCCCTTTGGAGTAACCGTCGCTCACAACGTTAGCTCCACCCCCGAGCCTTTCGTAGGGCTTGGGTTGGAACCCCTTCACCACTCCCGCGCCGCAGATAGCACCAAGGCATTGCATGACCATGTAGAAAATCGCCCTAGTCAACGACAATTTCCTTGCCAGGAACAACCCAAAAGTGACCGCTGGGTTAATGTGGCCACCGGAGATTCCAGCAGTACAGTAAACGAGAGCAAAAATCATACCACCGAAAGCCCAAGCGATCCCCTGAATCCCGACTGTCTTACAGGTATTACCATCCGCTTCCTTGGACCGGACGACACCCATGACAGTCAAAACGGTGAtgtaaagaaagagaaaagtaGCGAAAAACTCGGCGATTCCTGCTCTGTAAAAAGACCATGAAGTGAGCTCCTCTGGCTCGAAGAGAGGAGCCGGTGGTGGCTCTTTGTAGTCCTTGGCATCGTCTTGGCTCTGCGCCGCCGTCCCAAT
This window encodes:
- the LOC103504287 gene encoding aquaporin PIP1-2-like, yielding MEGKEEDVRLGANRFTERQPIGTAAQSQDDAKDYKEPPPAPLFEPEELTSWSFYRAGIAEFFATFLFLYITVLTVMGVVRSKEADGNTCKTVGIQGIAWAFGGMIFALVYCTAGISGGHINPAVTFGLFLARKLSLTRAIFYMVMQCLGAICGAGVVKGFQPKPYERLGGGANVVSDGYSKGDGLGAEIVGTFILVYTVFSATDAKRSARDSHVPILAPLPIGFAVFLVHLATIPITGTGINPARSLGAAIIFNKDKAWDDHWIFWVGPFIGAALAALYHQVVIRAIPFKSK